The following DNA comes from Camelina sativa cultivar DH55 chromosome 14, Cs, whole genome shotgun sequence.
TGGATTAGTCAAAATCGTCAACTTTGACTCCGCAGCTCACGAGTCGACACTCTCTTTCTATTAATAGCTTTCAATTACTTCtctcaacacaacaacaacgCAACACAAGAACACCATGAActcttcttttcctctcttcatCTTTACCGTCGTTATCTTTATCCGATGTCTAAATCCCACCGGAGCTGCCACATGTCATCCTGATGATGAAGCCGGTCTACTCGCTTTCAAAGCCGGTATAACCCGAGACCCTTCCGGTATCCTCAGCACGTGGAAGAAAGGTACTCCTTGTTGTTCTTGGAACGGTGTCACTTGTCTCACCACCGACCGCGTCTCCGCACTCTCTGTCAGCGGACAAGCGGATGTTGCCGGGAGCTTTCTTTCCGGTACTCTCTCGCCGTCACTAGCCAAACTTAAATACCTCGATGGTATTTACTTCATGAATCTCAAGAACATCACTGGTTCATTTCCTCAATTCCTTTTCCAATTACCAAATCTAAAGTACGTTTACATCGAGAATAACCGTGTCTCCGGTCCTCTCCCGGTTAACATCGGTTCGCTAAGCCAGTTCGAAGCGTTTAGTCTCGCGGGAAATCGGTTCACCGGTCCGATACCAAGTTCGATATCTAATTTGACTCGGTTAACTCAGCTCAATCTCGGCAATAATCTCCTAACAGGAACTATACCGTTAGGGGTTGCTAACCTCAAGCTCATGTCGTTTCTCAACTTCGGTGGCAACCGTCTCTCTGGCACTATCCCGGATATTTTTAAATCAATGCCGGAGCTCCGATCTCTCATTCTCTCCCGCAACGGATTCACCGGGAATCTTCCACCGTCGATTGCATCGCTCTCACCGATTCTTAGGTTCCTTGAGTTAGGCCATAACAAACTCTCCGGGAAGATCCCAAACTTTTTATCAAACTTCAAGGCTCTCGACACATTGGATCTCTCCAAGAAT
Coding sequences within:
- the LOC104741947 gene encoding probable LRR receptor-like serine/threonine-protein kinase At4g36180 translates to MNSSFPLFIFTVVIFIRCLNPTGAATCHPDDEAGLLAFKAGITRDPSGILSTWKKGTPCCSWNGVTCLTTDRVSALSVSGQADVAGSFLSGTLSPSLAKLKYLDGIYFMNLKNITGSFPQFLFQLPNLKYVYIENNRVSGPLPVNIGSLSQFEAFSLAGNRFTGPIPSSISNLTRLTQLNLGNNLLTGTIPLGVANLKLMSFLNFGGNRLSGTIPDIFKSMPELRSLILSRNGFTGNLPPSIASLSPILRFLELGHNKLSGKIPNFLSNFKALDTLDLSKNRFTGVLPKSFANLTKIFNLDLSHNLLTDPFPVLNVKGIESLDLSYNQFHLNTIPKWVTSSPIIFSLKLAKCGIKMSLDDWKPAQTYYYDFIDLSENEISGSPARFLNQTEYLVEFKASGNKLRFDMGKLTFAKTLKTLDISRNLVFGKVPAAVAGLKTLNVSQNHLCGKLPMTKFPASAFAGNDCLCGSPLSPCKA